The genome window GTCTCAACAACCACATCGGCAGCGTTGGACGTTGCCGTCGCTGCGGGAGTCAGGACGCGGCGCTCGTAGAGCTCGCGGTCGCCAACTTGGGTCTTCGTCAGCAGTCCACCCTCTTCCAGAAGGCTCAAGATGCGCTGGACGGTCGAGCGGCCGATCTTCTTCGAAGCGAGCGTCGCGGCGATCGTTTCGGCGTCGAATGGAGCGTTGCACGCGAAGACCGCCGTGGCGACCAGCTGCCGCTCGCGCGTCAGGCCGAGTCCCTTCGATGACAGGAAACTGCGGAACAGGGTCGACGGATCTTCTCCGGTTGCCGCCGAGCTCTCGCCCTGGGCCGCCGCTTCAGCCGCGGCCTTCGCGGCGGCTTCCGCCTTCTCGGCCTCCATGAACGGTTCGAGGTAGGCGACCGCCTTCTTCATCACGCGGGCGGACTTCACCACCTGCGGCAGGAACATTTTTCCCTGGCCGAACAGGTCCCCGACAACCTTCATGCCGTCCATCAGCGGCCCCTGAATCACGTTCAGCGGGCGGCCGTACTTCTGACGGGCCTCTTCCGTGTCGGTCTCGATGTGCTCAGTCAGCCCCTTGAGGAGGGCGTGCTGCAGGCGGGCCTCGACCGGATCGCTCCGCCAGGCTTCGACCTCGGCCGCTCCCTTCTCCTTCTCCGTTCCCCTCGCCTTGAGAGCATCGGAAAAGGCGATCAGCCGCTCGGTCGCATCGGCGCGGCGATTCAGCAGGACGTCCTCGATGTAGACCAGCAGCTCCTTGTCGATCTCCTCGTAGACTTCGAGCTGACCGGCGTTGACGATCCCCATGCTGAGGCCGGACCGGATCGCGTGGTACAGGAACGCGGCGTTCATCGCCTCGCGGACCACGTCGTTGCCGCGGAACGAGAACGAGACGTTGCTCACCCCGCCCGATGTCTTCGCGCCAGGGCACTCGGTCTTGAGCCGCCGGACCGCTTCGAAGAACTCGACCGCGTAGTTCGAGTGCTCGTCCATCCCGGTGCCGACCGTCAGGATGTTCGTGTCGAAGATGATGTCCTGGGGCGGGAAGCCGACCTCCTCCGTCAGGAGCTTGTAGGCCCGCTTGCAGATGGCGACCTTGTTGTCCGCCGTGACCGCCTGGCCTTCCTCGTCGAACGCCATCACGACGACCGCGGCGCCGTAGCGGCGGATCGTGCGGGCCTGCTTGAGGAACGCCGTCTCCCCTTCCTTGAGGGAGATCGAGTTCACGACTCCCTTGCCGGCGAGACACTTCAGTCCCGCCTCGATGACGCTGAACTTCGAGCTGTCGACCATGACCGGGACTTTGTTCACGTCCGGGTCGTCGGAGAGCAGATTCAGGAAGTGGACCATCTCGGCTTCGCTGTCGAGCAGGCCCTCATCCATGTTGACGTCGATCATGTTGGCCCCGCTCTCGATCTGCTCGCGCGTGACCGAGAGGGCCTCGTCGTACTTCTTCTCGCGGATCAGTCTCGCGAACTTCCGCGAGCCAGTGACGTTGTTCCGCTCGCCGACCATGAGGAACGGCGTCGACGGAGGGGCGTCCGGCGCGGCATCTGCGGGCTCGGGACGAAGCTCGAACAGCTCCGTTCCGCTGTAGGCAGCGGTTCCCTGCGGCGTCGCGGGCGTCCAGGCGGGGCCGGTGTCGTGCTGCTTGAAGCGCGACGCCACCCCGGTGACCGCTTCGCCGATCTGGCGGATGTAGGTCGGGGTCGTCCCGCAGCAGCCGCCGACGATGTCGACCCAGCCGCTCTCGGCGAACTCGCGGATCGTCTGCGCAACCTCAGCGGGGCTGCTGTCGAAGCCACCCATTCCGTCCGGCATGCCGGCGTTCGGGTAGCAGCTCACGAGGCAGTTCGCCCGGCCGGCGAGGGCCTCCATGTAGGGCCGCATCTGCTTCGGGCCGAGCGCACAGTTGAGGCCGACGCTGAACATCGGGAAGTGCGACACCGCCGCCACGAAGGCTTCGAGGGTCTGCCCGGTGAGGGTCCGCCCCCCCTGGAAGATCGTCCCCGAGACCATGACGGGGACCTGCCGCGCTCCCTCGTCGAACACCTGCTGAATGGCGTACAGGGCCGCCTTCATGTTGAGCGTATCGAAGCTCGTCTCGGGCAGGAGCAGGTCGACGCCGCCGTCGAGCATCCCGCGGACCTGCTCGGCGTACGAATGGACCATCTGGTCAAACGTGACCGGGCGGTAGCCGGGCTTGTCGGCGTTGAACGAGAGCTGGACCTTCGTCGGCCCGATGCTTCCGGCGACAAAGCGGGGCTTGGCCGGGTTCTTCTTCGTGTACTCGTCGGCCACCGCCTTCGCGAGCTCGATGGCGGTCCGGTTGATCTCGCGGGTCAGGTCGGCAACGTGGAATTCCTCGAGCGTGACCACGTTCCCGTTGAACGTGTTCGTCTCGATGATGTCCGAG of Planctomyces sp. SH-PL14 contains these proteins:
- the metH gene encoding methionine synthase yields the protein MKTDDLLREHLSHRILLLDGSMGALIMSRGPTEEDYRGKRFADHPVDIKNCTDLLCLTQPQMIQQIHREYLDAGSDIIETNTFNGNVVTLEEFHVADLTREINRTAIELAKAVADEYTKKNPAKPRFVAGSIGPTKVQLSFNADKPGYRPVTFDQMVHSYAEQVRGMLDGGVDLLLPETSFDTLNMKAALYAIQQVFDEGARQVPVMVSGTIFQGGRTLTGQTLEAFVAAVSHFPMFSVGLNCALGPKQMRPYMEALAGRANCLVSCYPNAGMPDGMGGFDSSPAEVAQTIREFAESGWVDIVGGCCGTTPTYIRQIGEAVTGVASRFKQHDTGPAWTPATPQGTAAYSGTELFELRPEPADAAPDAPPSTPFLMVGERNNVTGSRKFARLIREKKYDEALSVTREQIESGANMIDVNMDEGLLDSEAEMVHFLNLLSDDPDVNKVPVMVDSSKFSVIEAGLKCLAGKGVVNSISLKEGETAFLKQARTIRRYGAAVVVMAFDEEGQAVTADNKVAICKRAYKLLTEEVGFPPQDIIFDTNILTVGTGMDEHSNYAVEFFEAVRRLKTECPGAKTSGGVSNVSFSFRGNDVVREAMNAAFLYHAIRSGLSMGIVNAGQLEVYEEIDKELLVYIEDVLLNRRADATERLIAFSDALKARGTEKEKGAAEVEAWRSDPVEARLQHALLKGLTEHIETDTEEARQKYGRPLNVIQGPLMDGMKVVGDLFGQGKMFLPQVVKSARVMKKAVAYLEPFMEAEKAEAAAKAAAEAAAQGESSAATGEDPSTLFRSFLSSKGLGLTRERQLVATAVFACNAPFDAETIAATLASKKIGRSTVQRILSLLEEGGLLTKTQVGDRELYERRVLTPAATATSNAADVVVETAAAGESQSSYRGKIVLATVKGDVHDIGKNIVGVVLRCNNFEVIDLGVMIPCDKILDTALAEKADIVGLSGLITPSLDEMVTVAKEMQRRGMTIPLLIGGATTSSKHTAVKIAPHYAEPVVHVIDASLSVPAVERLLDPETKPAYVQEVRDDQESDRKRFAQRSEQALVPYADAFQRRFQTDWQTIEIAKPRFTGTRQIDSLDLNILRPYVDWSPFFQTWELKGKFPKIFDDAVVGTEARKLFDDANRLLDRIIEQKLLTARGVYGFWPARTRGDDIELDVEGGTVTFPMLRQQWERPGQKDFRSLADYIAPAESGKSDYLGAFAVTTGHGCDELVAQFDKDHDEYHSIMTKAIADRLAEAFAEYIHGVARREWGFGDLEGLSNEELIDEKYRGIRPAFGYPACPDHTLKRPLFDLLGAEQAVGINLTESFAMWPAAAVSGLIFAHPESRYFSVDRVTKDQVESYAARCGQPVEYVEKWLAPNLSY